The Pseudomonas saponiphila DNA window GGCCCAGCTAAAGGAAAACTGGAAACGGTCTATCGCGAAGCCTAAAGAGGGTAAGGCCGAAGACGAGGACGAGGTTGTTACACTGCCGAACTGGCCCGAATCGGTACGTCGTGTTCCCAACATCGCTCTTCGCTCAGCACTCTTTGGCGCAATCGGAAAGGGGGGGCGGCCATATGTTGAACAAGTCGAAATTAACTCCTTGGGTGGTATCTGCGGATTTCGGTGAACGTGACCGAGCGTTTCGCTAATACGTGACCGGTGCTTCCACCCCGGTTGCGCGGGTTCTGGATTGTAATCGCATCGGTCACGATGCGGCTTGTTCCTCGGCTTTTTTTCGGCGCAGCGACTCGCCTTTCATCGTCAGTCGGTAGGCGTTGTGCACCAGGCGGTCGAGGATGGCATCGGCCAGGGTCGGGTCGTTGATCCAGCCGTGCCAGTGCTCGATGGGCAGTTGGCTCGTCAGGATGGTGGAGCGGCTGCCAGCGCGGTCGTCGATCACCTCCAGCAGGTCATGCCGGGCTCCTTCCTCCAGCGGGGCTAGCGCCCAGTCGTCCAGCACCAGGACGTCGACCTTTGCCAGCTGTTGCAGGGTACGGCCGAAGCTGCCGTCGCCATGAGCGATGCGCAGTTGTTCCAGCAGGCGCGGGGTGCGCAGGTACAGGGTGCTATAGCCCTGGCGGCAGGCCTGGTTGCCCAGGGCGCAGGCCAGCCAGGTTTTGCCGGCACCGGTCGGGCCGGTCAGCAGCAGGTTGTGCTGCTGGCGGATCCAGTCGCCACTGGCCAGGGTGGCGATCAGACGCTCGTCCAGGGCGCGTCCGGTGCGGCGGTCGAGATCTTCCAGGCAGGCGTTGGCGTACTTGAGCTTGGCCTTCTTGCGCAGCCGTACCAGGCGCTGGTTGTCACGCCAGGCCAGTTCGCGGTCGAGCAGTAGGCCGAGGCGTTCATCGAAGCTCAGGCTGTGGCTGGCCGGCAGCGTCCATTGCTCTTCCAGGGCGCGGGCCATGCCGTCCAGGCGTAGCTGGTGCAGTTGATTCAGGGTGTGTTGCGGCATCATCGAACAGCTCCTGTTGCGGGGGTTGGTAGTAGTCGGCGCCACGGACGTTCTCGTGGTCGCCGGGTAAGGTCGTTTCGGCGGCACGCTGGGGCAGCGGCTGTTGATCCAGGCCTTGCTGGAGCAGGTTGCGCACGCTGCGCCCGGTGAAGGCGCGCAGGTGTACGGCACGTTCGGCAGCGGCTTCCAGGCGTGCATTGCCATAGCGCCGGGCCAGCGAGAGCAGGCCGAGGCAGGCGCGGTAGCCCATCTCCGGGTGCGGCTTGTGGGTCAGTTGGTGATCGATCAGTTGGCGCGTGTAGGGGCCGATCCGCGCGCCCCAGTCGAGCAGGCGTTGTGGCGTCCATTCGCGATGCGCCTGGTGCGCCGCGGGCATGTGCTCGCGCTGGGTACTGTAAGCGCCGCGTCGCCCCAGCAGCAGGTGGCTGGCCACCCGCCGGTTGCCATGCAGCACTTCCAGGGTGTGTGCCGTCAGTCGCACGTCCACGTTCTGCCGGGCCAGGGCGGAGGGCACGCTGTAGAAGCTGCCATTGACCTCGATGTGGTAGTCGATGCTGACCTTGCAGCGCTTGAAGGTGGCGACCTCGTAGGGATGCACCGGCAGCGCTCGCAAGGCCGGGCGATCCAGGCGCTCGAACCAGTCGCGCCGGCAGCCATCGAGCCGCTTGAACGGGCGCCGATTCAGATCCTCCAGCAGCTCGGCGATGGCCTGGTTAAGCGCATGCAGGCTGAAGAACTGCCGATGGCGCAGCCGCGCCATGATCCAGCGCTCGACCACCTGCACCGCCACCTCGGCCTTGGCCTTGTCCTGAGGCTTGCGTGGCCGTGCCGGCAGGATCACCGTCTGGTAATGACGCGCGCACTCCAGCGTGGCCCGGTTCAGGCCCGGCTCGTAGCGATCCGGCTGGGCGACCAGGGCGCGCGGATTGTCCGGCACAACCATTTCCGGCACGCCGCCAAAGTAGGTCAGAGCCTGGCCCAGCGAGGTCAGCCAGTCCACCTGGGTTTCGCCTGGCGTCGCGCAGGCATAGGTGTAATTCGAGGCGCCCAGGGCGGCGACGAAGATGTGCGCCCGGCGCACTTCGCCGGTGGCCGGGTCGACCACCGGCAGCGTCGGCCCGGCATAGTCGATGAATAGCTTCTCGCCCGCACGGTGCAGCTGACGCATCGAACGTTTGAGCGTCTGGGCGTAGCGCCGGTAGTGCTCGACGAACTGGGTGTAGCGGTAGGTCGGCTGGCCCGCATGCGCGGCGAGATATTCCTCCCACAGCAGCTGCAAGGTCACGCCCTTGCGTCGCAACTCGCGGTGGATGCTCAGCACATCGGGCAGCACTCGCTCACCGCGCGGCTTGTTCGTCGACGTCGGTGCAAACAAGGCGGCCGCCAGCGCGGCCTCGTCCATGGCCACCAGCGCCGGCCAGTCCAGCCCGGCCACCCGCGCCGCCGCGATGTACTTGCTAACCACGCCCTTGGACAGCTGCAAGGCACGGGCAATCTTCTCGTGGGACAAGCCGGCCTCAAACTTGAGGCGCAGACATTCTTTGATGTTTCGCATGGCTACTCGCGGCGCCGCCATCTTCCTCTCCCGAAATCGGTCGAGGATGGCGGCGCATCAGGTCATGCGCAACGAAGGGGAAGGCTTTCGCTAAGTCGTGACCGGCGATTTCGGTAAGCCGTGACCACCTGTTTCGGAACAGGCGGAAAATCGGTCACGTTGCTACCGAAATGAGCGGTCACGCGTTAGCGAAATGACCGGTCACGATCAACCGAAACGGCCGGTCACGGTGCTCCGAAATCCGCAGTATCAGTATTTATTATACAGGTGTGCTACTTGATCAAGGTGATCTGGATGTTTGGGAAACGGTGTTGCACCTAGCGAGAATGCAAGAGTTGGGTTCGGAGTGCAGGGTGACAGCGTATAGACTTCTGAAAGTTCTGGGTAAAACAGATACGGGGAAAAATAGAAAAATTTTAGATAAGCATATTAGTAGGCTTAAGGCTACCGCCTTGCAGATTAAAGTGGGAAGGTTTTCATATGAGGGGAGTTTTATAAATGAGGTATATCGTGCCCAGGATGAACGGAGCGAACGTATATACGTCATTCGGTTGAATCCTAAACTTCATGTGCTGTTTAATGGGGATCAGTACACCAATGTGAACTGGTCTATTCGCCAAGCGCTACATGGAAAGCCACTTGCTCAATGGGTGCACGGTTTTTATTCGACGCATGCTAGGTCCTATGATTACAAGGTTGAGACTTTACATCAGCTATGCGGGAGTCGTGCGAGCTCTTTATCTGACTTCAAAAAAGATTTGCGGCGGTCTCTTGAAGCTGTAGTGCGTGCGAGCACCGCAGAAGGACAGCCGTTTAGTTATCTTTTGGAAGGGAATCTAGTGAAAGTTAAAACTAGCCCAAGCGCTTCTCAGCTGCGTCATTTGGCCAAAAAGCGCTAATGTTAATACCGTTCCAGCCCCCCTATTTTGCCGTTCCAGCGCCCCTGAACTTACCGTTCCAGCACCCTAGGCTACCGTTCTAAGACCCCGACAATACCGTTCCAGCACCCATGATGTACCGTTCTAGCACTCCTTGAGTTTGACTGTGAAATAGCCCTCAAGCCCAATAAGAATCAGTGGTGCAGCGATTTTTACGGTGTGCACTAATCTGTTATTAATCAATTCTAATCACTTCCATTTCGGCTAAGCCCGTGAGGTTCTCAAGGATGGATCACGAACCATTGCCTAGTACTTGGGTTATTGAGGAAGCGCGAACGTTTATCAGAGCTGCTCAGATCCTGGAGCAAAGGGCTATTGATGACCACGATCTGAATCTGTTCTGGCCAGCTGTGATGAATTCGGCGCTTGCTTGTGAGCTGCTCCTGAAATCGTGCTTGGTGGAGGCTGATCCCTGCTATCCGAGGACTGAACATGACCCTGAGGGGCATTTGCGGTTGGGTGTGAGGATACCTGGGAATGGTCACGGCTTGATCGATCTGTACCACGCCATTTCGCCCAAACTAGCCAATCAACTACGCGAAATTTCAGAGCGTCTGGCACCGGACTTCCCCCTGGAAAAATGGATCAGGGCATCCTCGAAGTTATTCGTTGGAACTCGATATCCGTACGAAGCTAACTCCGTCCAAAGTGTAGATCTGGAGGTGCTGAAGCTTGCTCCGCACCTGGATCGGGTGTTGGAGGAAATGACGCGATGGGCCCATGACCAGGGCCTATGAGAGGGCATAAAAAGCGCGAGAGTGCTCGGCTTTGAGGGCATGCCTAACGGCAGAAGCTGTTTCATCGCTACCAGACGCCCAGGAATCCATCAGCGCAGAGACTCGGTCGAGCCGGTCCTGTATCAATCGGACGTGTTCTTGGTCTCTGTAGGCAGCTTTCAATGCCACGTCGCGGTCTTGGTCAGAAATGGCAAGAATGTCCCTCAGGCTTTCGATTTCTTGATTGTGCCGCTTTGTAATTTCAGAAACATGGTCGAGGTGCCGGTGCTCGATGTCTTTGAGTTCGTCGCTGTGTTTCTGGAGCAGAGCTTTCTGCCGCTCGACACTGGCATCAAGGATGGCTTTGATTCGTGCTCTAGATTTTTTGCTTTCCAAGAGCAACACTGCCAAGACACCAATCACGATCACTGATGTGCCGATCACGAAGAGCAAGCTGCTGCTGATCCAGGTAGGGTCGATGTTTATTCTCAACGCAGATAGACCTCTGTAATTTCTGGCCGGAAGTGGCCCATTTCCTGTGAAACCACCGCCAGAGCCTGTTTTCGCGTTAAGTGGCGTTGCAATGTCGCCATGCGCTCCTGGGCGTAGGTATGCCGCAGTCCATGTGCGCCGTTCGACCAGCCGAGCGCTCCTTTGGAAGCTGCACTAACACTTTTGCTCCACGGCTGACCGCCGCCAATCCCGTAAAACTGTTGGTAGTTGATTCCTCGATCTTTAACGATTCGTGGCTCTGCCAACCGTGTTCTTTCCAGCCGTTGGGCTAGGGGAATCGGAATACGTACTTCGCGGATTAGCCCACCCTTGCCGTGGACGGTGTAGCTGATAGTCATCTCGCGAATTCCTGAAAACTTCATTCCGTGCGCCGGACGTTGATCCGGCACGCGTTGGTGCGTTCTGCGAAGGCCGAGTAACTCATGAGCACGAAGGCCGGCGGCGTGCGCAATCTCTGTCGCCAGTGCGTTATGCGGAGCTTGGCGAGCTGCAATCAATGTCATTTGCTCGCGGTTGTATGCTCTTGCCTGATCAGCAAGCCTGCGACCCAAAGTGGGATGGTTTGTCGTTCCCATGCGACTTGTCGCGGTGCTCCTGATTACCTCCAGGGTTTGTCCTGGCGGTAGCTGATGAGTGACATGCTGCATCATGGCTTGGAGGGCTTGGCGCTCCATGTCCAAGGTTTTCTGGCCAACGAACGTTGCACGTTGCTGGAGGTATTCAAGAGCACGGGCAGGTGTCACTTCACGGAGGCTGCCTAGTCGATGCTCTTGAAGGTAAGTGGTAATGCGCACCAAACATTGCTCATAGTTGCGAACGGTGCCGACTGAGCGGATGTGGGTGCCTTGGAGGCTTTTCATCACGGACGCGGCTTGTTTCGCAGGCTTGGCAAACTTAGCCACTCAGGCGATTCCGATGTAGCCATCGGTGCACTGTTGAGCGTTGGATCTTGATGCCTTTCTCTGCTATCCAGCGTTGCAGTTCGCTGCCATTGCAACCTGCTGAATCAAGCTGCAACAGCTCGCACTTGTAGTTATCCAGCAATGAGCGACGTTGGGCATAGGTTCGGGGTTTTCTCCGAATCCTAGATTCGGCCTTGAGGCGTGCAGTAATGCTATGCGCATCGAATTCGCTCATGGGATTCTCTCTATCAGATGTAAGAACTCCTGACCGTTACCGATTCAGCGACACACCATCCGTAGATGGTTCGTTGTGTGCCTGTTCGCCCCCCTTTGCATCAGATGCAGGCGGGGACTGTTCACGCCTACTCGGAGTCTCCGAGTGAGTTCCTGAATGTCCGCTCAGGTTCGGTTGCCATTGGGTCTGGCTGACCATGCTGGGTTGTCTTCTCTCCTTAAGTGATTGGTCGTTGATGGTCCCGACACATAGTCGGCGTTAGGGAGGGCACACGCGCGATGACGCAGGTGTGGCCGATGGGCTACTGCCCGCGATGACGCAGGCCGAGCCCCCTGCCACTGTCCCAACCCATGAATCACACGGGTAACGAGACTGCCGGGCAGTGCGGTTTGGTTCCTGATCAGCTTACGAAAATGGGGATGGGCAGACAACGCAATGTCGCTGCGTTGTATTTGTTGCGTCAAATCGGAATGGTCGAGTGTGCCCGCTATGTAGAGCGCCATCTAGGCGCGTTACATAGCGGGCGCATAGGTGCTGAAAAGTGAGACGGTAGTAACTGTATCGAGTTGAGTGGAGACGCAAGAAGGGTGGCGATAGGCTGGAAGTCGTTCAGCTTAACTTGCGGAGAAATGTGTGCGGATTTCGGAGCACCGTGACCGGCCGTTTCGGTTGATCGTGACCGGTCATTTCGCTAACGCGTGACCGCTCATTTCGGTAGCAACGTGACCGATTTTCCGCCTGTTCCGAAACAGGTGGTCACGGCTTACCGAAATCGCCGGTCACGACTTAGCGAAAGCCTTCCCCTTCGTTGCGCATGACCTGATGCGCCGCCATCCTCGACCGATTTCGGGAGAGGAAGATGGCGGCGCCGCGAGTAGCCATGCGAAACATCAAAGAATGTCTGCGCCTCAAGTTTGAGGCCGGCTTGTCCCACGAGAAGATTGCCCGTGCCTTGCAGCTGTCCAAGGGCGTGGTTAGCAAGTACATCGCGGCGGCGCGGGTGGCCGGGCTGGACTGGCCGGCGCTGGTGGCCATGGACGAGGCCGCGCTGGCGGCCGCCTTGTTTGCACCGACGTCGACGAACAAGCCGCGCGGTGAGCGAGTGCTGCCCGATGTGCTGAGCATCCACCGCGAGTTGCGACGCAAGGGCGTGACCTTGCAGCTGCTGTGGGAGGAATATCTCGCCGCGCATGCGG harbors:
- the istB gene encoding IS21-like element IS1474 family helper ATPase IstB translates to MMPQHTLNQLHQLRLDGMARALEEQWTLPASHSLSFDERLGLLLDRELAWRDNQRLVRLRKKAKLKYANACLEDLDRRTGRALDERLIATLASGDWIRQQHNLLLTGPTGAGKTWLACALGNQACRQGYSTLYLRTPRLLEQLRIAHGDGSFGRTLQQLAKVDVLVLDDWALAPLEEGARHDLLEVIDDRAGSRSTILTSQLPIEHWHGWINDPTLADAILDRLVHNAYRLTMKGESLRRKKAEEQAAS
- the istA gene encoding IS21 family transposase — its product is MAAPRVAMRNIKECLRLKFEAGLSHEKIARALQLSKGVVSKYIAAARVAGLDWPALVAMDEAALAAALFAPTSTNKPRGERVLPDVLSIHRELRRKGVTLQLLWEEYLAAHAGQPTYRYTQFVEHYRRYAQTLKRSMRQLHRAGEKLFIDYAGPTLPVVDPATGEVRRAHIFVAALGASNYTYACATPGETQVDWLTSLGQALTYFGGVPEMVVPDNPRALVAQPDRYEPGLNRATLECARHYQTVILPARPRKPQDKAKAEVAVQVVERWIMARLRHRQFFSLHALNQAIAELLEDLNRRPFKRLDGCRRDWFERLDRPALRALPVHPYEVATFKRCKVSIDYHIEVNGSFYSVPSALARQNVDVRLTAHTLEVLHGNRRVASHLLLGRRGAYSTQREHMPAAHQAHREWTPQRLLDWGARIGPYTRQLIDHQLTHKPHPEMGYRACLGLLSLARRYGNARLEAAAERAVHLRAFTGRSVRNLLQQGLDQQPLPQRAAETTLPGDHENVRGADYYQPPQQELFDDAATHPESTAPATPGRHGPRPGRAMDAAGQPQPELR
- the trfA gene encoding plasmid replication initiator TrfA; the encoded protein is MYYTGVLLDQGDLDVWETVLHLARMQELGSECRVTAYRLLKVLGKTDTGKNRKILDKHISRLKATALQIKVGRFSYEGSFINEVYRAQDERSERIYVIRLNPKLHVLFNGDQYTNVNWSIRQALHGKPLAQWVHGFYSTHARSYDYKVETLHQLCGSRASSLSDFKKDLRRSLEAVVRASTAEGQPFSYLLEGNLVKVKTSPSASQLRHLAKKR
- a CDS encoding site-specific integrase; the encoded protein is MAKFAKPAKQAASVMKSLQGTHIRSVGTVRNYEQCLVRITTYLQEHRLGSLREVTPARALEYLQQRATFVGQKTLDMERQALQAMMQHVTHQLPPGQTLEVIRSTATSRMGTTNHPTLGRRLADQARAYNREQMTLIAARQAPHNALATEIAHAAGLRAHELLGLRRTHQRVPDQRPAHGMKFSGIREMTISYTVHGKGGLIREVRIPIPLAQRLERTRLAEPRIVKDRGINYQQFYGIGGGQPWSKSVSAASKGALGWSNGAHGLRHTYAQERMATLQRHLTRKQALAVVSQEMGHFRPEITEVYLR